One region of Streptomyces sp. NBC_00442 genomic DNA includes:
- a CDS encoding uridine kinase, which translates to MRFEAITWERLTDALAERAMRLKPADGGSWLRVGIDGAPAARTGELAQRLAQSLRLGGRSVLDVSTEGFLRPASLRYEYGHQDPDTYYDGWFDTGALWREVFGPLDPGGTGRVLSDLWDPVTDRATRSPYQVLPEGGVLIVHGPMLLGRWFPLDLTVHLRLAPHALRRRTEEDARWTLTALERYESEVRPTDVADVVVRVDDPRHPAWEAKGEQ; encoded by the coding sequence TGCGTCTGAAGCCCGCCGATGGCGGCTCCTGGCTGCGCGTCGGCATCGACGGGGCCCCCGCGGCCCGCACCGGAGAGCTCGCGCAACGCCTCGCGCAGTCGCTCCGGCTGGGCGGCAGGTCGGTGCTCGACGTCTCCACCGAGGGCTTCCTGCGACCCGCGTCGCTCCGCTACGAATACGGACATCAGGACCCGGACACGTACTACGACGGCTGGTTCGACACCGGCGCGCTGTGGCGGGAGGTCTTCGGGCCGCTGGACCCCGGCGGCACCGGACGGGTGCTGTCCGACCTGTGGGACCCGGTGACCGACCGGGCAACCCGGAGCCCCTACCAAGTCCTCCCGGAGGGCGGGGTGCTGATCGTGCACGGCCCGATGCTCCTTGGCCGCTGGTTCCCCCTCGACCTCACCGTGCACCTGCGCCTCGCGCCCCACGCGCTGCGCCGCAGAACGGAGGAGGACGCCCGCTGGACGCTCACCGCTCTCGAACGCTACGAGTCCGAGGTGCGGCCGACGGACGTGGCCGATGTCGTGGTGCGGGTGGACGACCCTCGCCATCCGGCCTGGGAGGCGAAGGGGGAACAGTAG
- a CDS encoding carbohydrate kinase family protein — MSGAGGAEAGRGRAAGGLLVVGDVVTDVVARYRGPLSTASDTAADIVTVAGGAGANAACWAVHSGLPDVRLLARVGRDAAAWHDLRLRRAGVRPLLVQDADTPTATVISLVDAATAERTFLTDSGAVHHLGPADWSPALLDGVAHLHLSGYLLFADRSRQLALLARDSARGAGVSVSVDPASSGFLADLGVERFLAAAEGADVLLPNAQEATYLTGLPEPADAAAKLSRLFPLVAVTLGSAGALVAAAGEVVARVPAPRARALDSTGAGDAFTGGFLAARLLGASPVRAAEAGCRAGALAVGAVGGRPLSRE, encoded by the coding sequence GTGAGCGGAGCGGGTGGTGCCGAGGCGGGCCGTGGCCGTGCCGCGGGCGGGCTCCTGGTGGTCGGGGACGTCGTGACCGACGTGGTCGCCCGGTACCGCGGACCGCTCAGTACCGCCAGCGACACCGCGGCCGACATTGTTACGGTGGCGGGCGGCGCGGGCGCCAACGCGGCGTGCTGGGCGGTTCATTCGGGCTTACCGGACGTACGGCTGCTCGCCCGGGTCGGCCGGGACGCCGCCGCTTGGCACGATCTGCGGTTGCGTCGCGCGGGTGTGCGCCCCTTGCTGGTCCAGGACGCCGACACGCCGACGGCGACCGTGATCTCCCTGGTCGACGCCGCCACGGCGGAGCGGACCTTCCTCACGGACAGTGGCGCGGTGCATCATCTGGGCCCCGCCGACTGGTCCCCCGCCCTCCTCGACGGCGTCGCCCACCTCCATCTGTCGGGCTATCTCCTGTTCGCCGACCGGAGCCGCCAACTCGCTCTGCTGGCGCGGGATTCGGCCAGGGGCGCCGGCGTCAGCGTGAGCGTCGACCCGGCGTCGTCGGGCTTCCTCGCCGATCTCGGCGTCGAACGGTTCCTTGCCGCGGCCGAGGGCGCGGACGTCCTGCTGCCCAACGCGCAGGAGGCGACGTACCTGACGGGCCTGCCCGAACCCGCCGACGCGGCGGCCAAGTTGAGCAGGCTGTTCCCCTTGGTGGCGGTAACGCTCGGTTCGGCCGGCGCGCTGGTGGCCGCGGCCGGGGAGGTCGTCGCGAGGGTGCCGGCGCCGAGGGCGCGGGCCCTGGACTCCACGGGTGCCGGCGACGCCTTCACCGGCGGTTTTCTCGCCGCCCGTCTGCTGGGGGCGTCCCCGGTGCGGGCCGCGGAGGCGGGGTGCCGGGCCGGGGCGCTGGCGGTGGGCGCGGTGGGAGGGCGGCCGCTGTCGAGGGAGTAA
- a CDS encoding pseudouridine-5'-phosphate glycosidase has translation MSCDDVRDAREITDVTEISKEVRTALEEGRPVVALESTIISHGLPRPCNLRVAQELEQLVRAGGAVPATIAVLDGRPRVGLDKGQLERVAHDELRKLGHRDLPMALATGVSGATTVSATAFLAERAGLRVFATGGLGGVHREWDRTQDESADLRLLATTPIAVVCAGVKSILDVPATLQRLETLGVPVVGYGTDRFPGFYLSSSGEPVDWTVRTPREAADVLRAHRSLALGSAVIVANPVPEAEQLDPRLHDEVLASGLAACRAQGITGQAVTPFLLAHLVEHTQGASLEANVAAVRGNVRLAAEIAAAL, from the coding sequence ATGTCCTGTGACGACGTACGTGACGCGCGCGAGATCACCGATGTCACCGAGATCTCGAAGGAAGTACGGACCGCCCTGGAAGAGGGCCGCCCCGTGGTGGCCCTGGAGTCGACGATCATCTCGCACGGCCTCCCCCGGCCATGCAATCTGCGGGTCGCCCAGGAGCTGGAGCAGCTGGTTCGGGCCGGGGGTGCCGTTCCCGCGACGATCGCCGTGCTCGACGGGCGTCCCCGGGTGGGCCTGGACAAGGGGCAGTTGGAGCGCGTGGCCCATGACGAGCTGCGCAAGCTCGGCCACCGTGATCTGCCGATGGCGCTGGCGACGGGGGTCAGCGGGGCGACGACGGTGTCGGCCACCGCGTTCCTGGCCGAGCGGGCGGGGCTGCGCGTCTTCGCCACGGGCGGCCTCGGCGGCGTACACCGCGAGTGGGACCGCACTCAGGACGAGTCGGCGGATCTTCGGCTGCTCGCGACGACGCCGATCGCGGTGGTGTGCGCGGGCGTGAAGTCGATCCTCGACGTGCCGGCCACGCTCCAGCGCCTGGAGACGCTCGGGGTCCCGGTCGTCGGATACGGCACCGACCGCTTCCCCGGGTTCTACCTGTCGAGTTCGGGCGAGCCCGTCGACTGGACGGTGCGGACGCCTCGGGAGGCGGCGGACGTCCTGCGGGCCCATCGCTCGCTCGCGCTCGGCTCGGCGGTCATCGTGGCCAATCCGGTGCCGGAGGCGGAGCAGCTCGATCCCCGGCTGCACGACGAGGTGCTCGCCTCGGGTCTCGCCGCCTGCCGCGCCCAAGGGATCACGGGGCAGGCGGTCACTCCCTTCCTGTTGGCCCATCTCGTCGAGCACACGCAGGGCGCGTCCCTGGAGGCCAATGTGGCGGCCGTACGCGGCAACGTGCGGCTCGCGGCGGAGATCGCGGCAGCGCTGTGA
- a CDS encoding cupin domain-containing protein → MDDATAPAGHNPQGPASFAVRVSDAALEPEPLDPAQIVSGSPEVTGKVLWESPDGKQIRGIWQITPGVVTDTEADELFVVVSGRATVEVAGGATLELGPGDACVLREGDRTTWTVHETLRKVYQISS, encoded by the coding sequence ATGGACGACGCCACCGCCCCCGCAGGCCACAACCCCCAGGGCCCCGCATCCTTCGCCGTGCGCGTGTCCGACGCCGCACTGGAACCCGAGCCGCTCGATCCGGCCCAGATCGTCTCCGGCAGCCCCGAGGTGACGGGGAAGGTGCTGTGGGAGTCGCCGGACGGCAAGCAGATCCGGGGCATCTGGCAGATCACTCCGGGCGTGGTCACCGATACCGAGGCCGACGAACTCTTCGTGGTGGTCAGCGGGCGCGCCACCGTCGAGGTGGCCGGAGGCGCCACCCTTGAGCTCGGGCCCGGCGACGCCTGCGTGCTGCGTGAAGGCGACCGCACCACCTGGACCGTGCACGAGACGCTCCGCAAGGTCTACCAGATCAGCTCGTAG
- a CDS encoding methylated-DNA--[protein]-cysteine S-methyltransferase, with amino-acid sequence MDSDAQFVEWTVVGSDIGPLLLAATGQGLVNVVFHADEAVRARAVRALAARFGTEPAPAVPGRAGPLEEPIRQIGAYFDGRLREFTLPLDWSLASGFNRQVLRELAAGVPYGTVVGYGDLAGRVGQPGAAQAVGAAMGANPLPVVVPCHRVVESGGGLGGFGGGLETKRQLLALEGVLPQPLF; translated from the coding sequence ATGGACAGCGATGCGCAGTTCGTCGAGTGGACCGTGGTCGGCAGTGACATCGGTCCGCTGCTCCTGGCCGCGACGGGCCAGGGTCTGGTGAACGTGGTGTTCCATGCCGACGAAGCGGTACGGGCCCGTGCCGTGCGGGCCCTGGCCGCCCGGTTCGGCACGGAGCCCGCCCCGGCCGTGCCCGGCCGCGCGGGCCCTCTGGAGGAGCCCATACGCCAGATCGGGGCGTACTTCGACGGCCGGCTGCGCGAATTCACGCTGCCGCTCGACTGGTCGCTCGCGTCCGGATTCAATCGGCAGGTGTTGCGCGAGCTCGCGGCCGGGGTGCCGTACGGCACGGTGGTGGGCTACGGCGATCTGGCAGGCCGGGTCGGCCAGCCCGGGGCGGCGCAGGCGGTGGGCGCGGCCATGGGGGCGAACCCGCTGCCCGTGGTGGTGCCCTGTCACCGCGTGGTGGAGAGCGGCGGCGGCCTGGGCGGGTTCGGCGGCGGCCTGGAGACCAAGCGACAGCTGCTCGCGCTCGAAGGGGTGCTGCCGCAGCCTCTGTTCTGA
- a CDS encoding MHYT domain-containing protein — translation MHGTVDGFSYGLVTPVAAFIMACLGGALGLRCTARSVLSGRSFKAAWLALGATSIGSGIWTMHFIAMMGFSVHAVPLGYDRGITFASLVVAIVMVGIGIFIVGYRGATPMALVTGGTITGLGVATMHYLGMAGIKMNGEFEYNTFVVSISVVIAVVAATAALWAAVSVHGFMASLVASLVMGVAVSGMHYTGMAALSVQLHGGATGTSSGGESPAALLAPMLIGPVAFLVLAGVVVMFDPLVVMGKPDWQKRPPRQIPTPRHRPSFPERTSWAASEPPREGSASPHDW, via the coding sequence ATGCACGGGACGGTCGACGGATTCAGCTATGGCCTGGTGACGCCGGTGGCGGCGTTCATCATGGCCTGTCTAGGCGGAGCGCTCGGGCTGCGCTGCACCGCACGGTCCGTGCTGAGCGGGCGCTCCTTCAAGGCCGCCTGGCTCGCGCTCGGCGCCACGTCCATAGGCTCGGGCATCTGGACCATGCACTTCATCGCGATGATGGGCTTCAGCGTCCACGCGGTGCCGCTGGGCTACGACCGCGGCATCACCTTCGCCAGCCTCGTCGTGGCGATCGTCATGGTCGGCATCGGCATCTTCATCGTCGGCTACCGGGGCGCCACCCCCATGGCCCTGGTCACCGGCGGCACCATCACCGGGCTCGGCGTCGCCACCATGCACTACCTGGGCATGGCCGGGATCAAGATGAACGGAGAGTTCGAGTACAACACCTTCGTCGTCAGCATCTCCGTGGTGATCGCCGTGGTGGCCGCCACGGCCGCCCTCTGGGCGGCCGTCTCCGTGCACGGGTTCATGGCGAGCCTGGTGGCCAGCCTCGTCATGGGCGTCGCGGTCAGCGGCATGCACTACACCGGCATGGCCGCACTCAGCGTCCAGCTCCACGGCGGCGCCACCGGAACGTCCAGCGGCGGTGAGTCGCCCGCCGCCCTGCTCGCACCCATGCTGATCGGACCCGTCGCCTTCCTGGTCCTGGCCGGCGTGGTCGTGATGTTCGACCCCCTCGTGGTCATGGGCAAGCCGGACTGGCAAAAGCGCCCGCCGCGCCAGATCCCCACCCCCAGGCACCGCCCGTCCTTCCCGGAACGCACCAGCTGGGCGGCGTCCGAGCCACCGCGCGAAGGCTCCGCGTCGCCGCACGACTGGTGA
- the uvrB gene encoding excinuclease ABC subunit UvrB: protein MRPVSKIERTVAPFEVVSPYQPSGDQPAAIAELEKRIRAGEKDVVLLGATGTGKSATTAWMIEKLQRPTLVMAPNKTLAAQLANEFRELLPNNAVEYFVSYYDYYQPEAYVPQSDTYIEKDSSINEEVERLRHSATNSLLTRRDVIVVASVSCIYGLGTPQEYVDRMVQLKVGDEIDRDQLLRRFVDIQYTRNDVAFARGTFRVRGDTIEIFPVYEELAVRIEMFGDEIEALSTLHPITGEIISEDQSLYVFPASHYVAGPERMEKAVNGIEKELEQRLAELEKQGKLLEAQRLRMRTTYDLEMLRQIGSCSGVENYSMHFDGRDPGTAPNTLIDYFPEDFLLVLDESHVTVPQIGAMYEGDASRKRTLVDHGFRLPSALDNRPLKWEEFLGRIGQTVYLSATPGKYELSRGDGFVEQIIRPTGLVDPEVVVKPTEGQIDDLVHEIRQRTEKDERILVTTLTKKMAEDLTDYFLELGIQVRYLHSDVDTLRRIELLRELRAGEYDVLVGINLLREGLDLPEVSLVAILDADKEGFLRSGTSLIQTIGRAARNVSGQVHMYADRVTPAMEKAIEETNRRREKQIAYNTERGIDPQPLRKKINDIVATIAREEVDTEQLLGTGYRQGKEGKAAKAPVPALGGKAAKTAKGAKKELTDRPAAELAGIIEEMTDRMRAAAADLQFEVAARLRDEVGELKKELRQMREAGLA, encoded by the coding sequence ATGCGGCCCGTTTCCAAGATCGAACGTACGGTGGCGCCCTTCGAGGTCGTCAGTCCCTACCAGCCCAGCGGTGACCAGCCGGCGGCCATCGCCGAGCTGGAGAAGCGCATCCGCGCAGGTGAGAAGGACGTCGTCCTGCTCGGCGCCACCGGCACCGGAAAGTCGGCGACGACTGCCTGGATGATCGAGAAGCTCCAGCGCCCCACCCTCGTCATGGCGCCGAACAAAACGCTGGCCGCCCAGCTGGCGAACGAGTTCCGTGAGCTGCTGCCCAACAACGCCGTCGAGTACTTCGTGTCGTACTACGACTACTACCAGCCCGAGGCGTACGTCCCGCAGTCGGACACCTACATCGAGAAGGACTCCTCGATCAACGAGGAGGTCGAGCGGCTGCGCCACTCCGCGACCAACTCCCTGCTGACCCGCCGTGACGTGATCGTGGTCGCCTCCGTCTCCTGCATCTACGGCCTGGGCACCCCGCAGGAGTACGTCGACCGCATGGTGCAGCTGAAGGTCGGCGACGAAATCGACCGCGACCAGCTGCTGCGCCGCTTCGTCGACATCCAGTACACCCGCAACGACGTGGCGTTCGCCCGCGGCACCTTCCGGGTGCGCGGCGACACCATCGAGATCTTCCCGGTGTACGAGGAACTGGCCGTCCGCATCGAGATGTTCGGGGACGAGATCGAGGCCCTCTCCACCCTGCACCCGATCACCGGCGAGATCATCAGCGAGGACCAGTCGCTGTACGTCTTCCCGGCGAGCCACTACGTGGCCGGCCCGGAGCGCATGGAGAAGGCCGTCAACGGCATCGAGAAGGAGCTGGAGCAGCGCCTGGCGGAGCTGGAGAAGCAGGGCAAGCTCCTGGAGGCGCAGCGGCTGCGCATGCGCACCACGTACGACCTGGAGATGCTCCGCCAGATCGGCAGCTGCTCGGGCGTCGAGAACTATTCGATGCACTTCGACGGCCGCGACCCCGGCACCGCGCCCAACACCCTGATCGACTACTTCCCCGAGGACTTCCTGCTGGTCCTGGACGAGTCGCACGTGACGGTGCCGCAGATCGGCGCGATGTACGAGGGCGACGCCTCCCGCAAGCGCACCCTCGTCGACCACGGTTTCCGGCTGCCCTCCGCGCTGGACAACCGGCCGCTGAAGTGGGAGGAGTTCCTGGGCCGCATCGGCCAGACCGTCTACCTGTCGGCCACCCCCGGCAAGTACGAACTGTCCCGCGGCGACGGCTTCGTGGAGCAGATCATCCGCCCGACCGGCCTGGTCGACCCGGAGGTCGTGGTCAAGCCCACCGAGGGGCAGATCGACGACCTGGTGCACGAGATCCGGCAGCGCACCGAGAAGGACGAGCGCATCCTGGTCACCACCCTGACCAAGAAGATGGCCGAGGACCTCACCGACTACTTCCTCGAACTGGGCATCCAGGTGCGCTACTTGCACAGCGACGTCGACACGCTGCGCCGCATCGAGCTCCTGCGCGAACTGCGGGCCGGCGAGTACGACGTCCTGGTCGGCATCAACCTGCTCCGTGAGGGCCTCGACCTGCCCGAGGTCTCCCTGGTGGCGATCCTCGATGCCGACAAGGAGGGCTTCCTCCGTTCGGGCACCTCTCTGATCCAGACCATCGGCCGTGCGGCACGCAACGTCTCCGGCCAGGTCCACATGTACGCCGACCGCGTCACCCCGGCGATGGAGAAGGCCATCGAGGAGACCAACCGGCGCCGCGAGAAGCAGATCGCGTACAACACGGAGAGGGGCATCGATCCGCAGCCGCTGCGGAAGAAGATCAACGACATCGTCGCGACCATCGCGCGCGAAGAGGTCGACACCGAGCAGCTGCTCGGCACCGGATACCGCCAGGGCAAGGAGGGGAAGGCCGCCAAAGCGCCGGTCCCCGCACTCGGAGGCAAGGCGGCGAAGACGGCCAAGGGCGCCAAGAAGGAGCTCACCGACCGGCCGGCGGCCGAACTGGCGGGAATCATCGAGGAGATGACCGACCGGATGCGGGCCGCGGCCGCGGACCTGCAGTTCGAGGTGGCGGCCCGGCTGCGCGACGAGGTCGGCGAACTGAAGAAGGAACTCCGTCAGATGAGGGAGGCGGGTCTCGCCTGA
- a CDS encoding TerD family protein, whose product MTVNLSKGQAISLEKQGGGTLTAVRMGLGWQAAPRRGLFGKRTQEIDLDASAVLFADKQPVDVVFFRHLVSDDGSVRHTGDNLVGGAGQGGDDESILVDLARVPVHIDQIVFTVNSFTGQTFQEVQNAFCRLVDETNGQELARYTLDGGGQYTAQIMAKVHRAGAGWQMTAIGNPANGRTFQDLMPAILPHL is encoded by the coding sequence GTGACGGTCAATCTGTCCAAGGGTCAGGCCATCAGCCTGGAGAAGCAGGGTGGCGGCACCCTGACCGCGGTGCGCATGGGGCTCGGCTGGCAGGCGGCCCCGCGCCGAGGTCTGTTCGGCAAGCGGACGCAGGAGATCGACCTGGACGCCTCGGCGGTGCTCTTCGCCGACAAGCAGCCCGTGGACGTGGTCTTCTTCCGTCACCTCGTCAGCGACGACGGCTCGGTCCGGCACACCGGTGACAACCTGGTGGGCGGTGCGGGCCAGGGCGGTGACGACGAGTCGATCCTGGTCGACCTCGCGCGCGTGCCGGTCCACATCGACCAGATCGTCTTCACGGTGAACTCGTTCACCGGCCAGACGTTCCAGGAGGTGCAGAACGCCTTCTGCCGTCTGGTCGACGAGACGAACGGCCAGGAGCTGGCCCGCTACACGCTGGACGGCGGCGGCCAGTACACCGCGCAGATCATGGCCAAGGTGCACCGCGCGGGCGCCGGCTGGCAGATGACGGCCATCGGCAACCCGGCCAACGGACGCACCTTCCAGGACCTGATGCCGGCGATCCTGCCCCACCTCTGA
- a CDS encoding TerD family protein: MTAELVRGQNHPLPQTRLEIRVSAGTPIVAGATLGDEQGRVHGVERVAHPGSPALPGVEVSRQAAAEHRLAVDLEALGEGVHRVGVLLALPLGTPGPSRFAAVAAPFVAVTGLDGAEIASYTITGLGEESAVVALELYRRQGAWKIRAVGQGYAGGLADLLADHGLPEAGRLATAVQEAIAVGVSRSVAAPSPRTSDDARVRASGAAPGAGPARTDVEPPGAQPSVAQPSVAVPPQQGVADGGPISYAHPRRRTTPPPPPSSVPSAAPAAAPGEPARPVAGDAAGWSMDERLYNQVWGMFEDLARAVAAFRSAVDFADSRREQELDRALSDPCGRLGSAGNQAREEAHAKREDLVARAKEVLDRDLAQLTAESEVVEPALPPAYARWDNPVWHAYRVPMEIPMALRIGDVRLPERPELRIPMLVRLPLERGLWIDAGRVGSEAAAFMDAAQIKGLAVDTAVAIAARLLAVYPAHEFAVHVIDPAGSAASRLAPLTRSGVLAAPPAAGAAGVSEVLARLTERVDLVQMAARGGAGADALPPDMDTAEQLLIVNDFPHGFDDRALNQLRYLADEGPSVGVHLLMVADREDASEYGPVLHPLWRSLLRLTPIPEDHLADPWVGHAWTYEPPLAPSGSRVLEQVLDRVGEARAAWPR; encoded by the coding sequence ATGACGGCCGAGCTGGTACGGGGACAGAACCACCCCCTGCCCCAGACCCGACTGGAAATCCGGGTGTCGGCCGGCACCCCGATCGTGGCGGGCGCCACGCTCGGCGACGAGCAGGGCAGGGTGCACGGCGTCGAGCGGGTCGCCCACCCCGGCTCGCCGGCCCTGCCCGGCGTCGAGGTCTCCCGGCAGGCCGCCGCCGAGCACCGCTTGGCCGTGGACCTGGAGGCCCTGGGCGAGGGAGTGCACCGGGTCGGCGTGCTCCTCGCGCTGCCGCTCGGGACGCCGGGCCCCAGCCGTTTCGCCGCCGTCGCCGCGCCCTTCGTCGCCGTCACCGGCCTCGACGGCGCGGAGATCGCGAGTTACACGATCACGGGCCTCGGCGAGGAGTCCGCGGTCGTGGCCCTGGAGCTCTACCGCCGCCAAGGCGCATGGAAGATCCGCGCCGTCGGCCAGGGGTACGCGGGAGGCCTCGCGGACCTGCTGGCCGACCACGGCCTGCCCGAGGCCGGGCGGCTGGCCACCGCCGTCCAGGAGGCCATCGCGGTCGGTGTCTCCCGCTCCGTGGCGGCGCCGTCGCCGCGTACGAGCGACGACGCCCGCGTTCGCGCGTCCGGGGCGGCGCCCGGCGCTGGGCCCGCGCGGACCGACGTCGAGCCACCCGGCGCCCAGCCGTCAGTTGCTCAGCCGTCCGTTGCCGTGCCGCCCCAACAGGGAGTCGCCGACGGCGGTCCCATCAGCTATGCGCATCCGCGCCGCCGGACCACCCCACCGCCACCGCCATCGTCGGTGCCCTCCGCCGCGCCGGCGGCCGCCCCGGGTGAGCCGGCCCGTCCGGTCGCGGGCGACGCCGCCGGCTGGTCCATGGACGAGCGGCTCTACAACCAGGTGTGGGGCATGTTCGAGGACCTGGCCCGCGCCGTCGCGGCCTTCCGAAGCGCCGTCGACTTCGCGGACTCGCGCAGGGAGCAGGAGCTGGACCGGGCCCTGTCCGACCCGTGCGGCCGCCTGGGCTCCGCCGGAAACCAGGCACGGGAAGAGGCCCACGCCAAGCGGGAGGACCTCGTCGCACGGGCCAAGGAGGTGCTCGACCGCGACCTCGCTCAGCTGACCGCCGAGTCCGAGGTCGTCGAGCCCGCGCTGCCGCCCGCGTACGCCCGCTGGGACAACCCGGTCTGGCATGCCTACCGGGTGCCGATGGAGATTCCCATGGCGCTGCGGATCGGTGACGTCCGGCTGCCCGAGCGGCCGGAGCTGCGCATCCCGATGCTGGTCAGGCTGCCGTTGGAACGGGGCCTGTGGATCGACGCGGGCCGCGTCGGCTCCGAGGCGGCCGCGTTCATGGATGCCGCGCAGATCAAGGGCCTCGCCGTGGACACGGCCGTGGCGATCGCGGCCCGGCTCCTTGCGGTCTACCCTGCCCATGAGTTCGCCGTCCATGTCATCGATCCCGCGGGCTCGGCCGCGAGTCGGCTCGCCCCGCTCACGCGGTCCGGGGTGCTGGCCGCGCCGCCCGCCGCGGGCGCCGCGGGCGTGTCCGAGGTGCTGGCGCGGCTCACCGAGCGGGTGGACCTCGTACAGATGGCGGCCCGGGGCGGAGCGGGCGCCGACGCCCTGCCGCCCGACATGGACACCGCCGAGCAGCTCCTGATCGTCAACGACTTTCCGCACGGCTTCGACGACCGCGCCCTGAACCAGCTGCGCTACCTGGCCGACGAGGGCCCCTCGGTGGGCGTCCACCTCCTGATGGTCGCCGACCGCGAGGACGCGAGCGAGTACGGGCCGGTGCTGCACCCGTTGTGGCGCTCGCTGCTGCGGCTGACGCCCATCCCCGAAGACCACCTCGCCGACCCGTGGGTGGGGCACGCCTGGACGTACGAGCCGCCGCTGGCGCCGTCGGGCAGCCGGGTCCTGGAGCAGGTGCTCGACCGGGTCGGCGAGGCCCGCGCGGCCTGGCCCCGCTAG
- a CDS encoding TerC family protein, translated as MDVSMTLWVLTILGLCALIAADFFIGRKPHDVSVKEAGIWTVVWIVLAALFGVGLLLFGSSQASGEFFAGFITEKSLSVDNLFVFILIMAKFSVPSHLQQRVLLFGVLIALVLRAIFIAAGAAVIANFSWVFYIFGAFLIYTAWKLIQEARSGDEEEEFEENRLLKSVEKKFGVADKYHGTKLFVAKNGKKIMTPLMVVMLAIGTTDVLFAMDSIPAIFGLTQDPYIVFTANAFALMGLRQLYFLIGGLLKKLVHLSYGLSVILGFIGVKLVLHALHENGVHVPEISIPVSLGVICGVLVITTITSFVAAKKQGAAEAPEKDSIGA; from the coding sequence GTGGACGTTTCAATGACTTTGTGGGTGCTGACCATTCTTGGTCTGTGCGCCCTGATCGCGGCCGACTTCTTCATCGGGCGCAAGCCCCACGACGTATCGGTCAAGGAAGCCGGCATCTGGACCGTGGTCTGGATCGTGCTGGCCGCGCTCTTCGGCGTGGGTCTGCTGCTCTTCGGCAGCAGTCAGGCGTCGGGTGAGTTCTTCGCCGGATTCATCACCGAGAAGTCGCTCTCCGTCGACAACCTCTTCGTCTTCATCCTGATCATGGCGAAGTTCTCGGTGCCCTCGCACCTGCAGCAACGGGTGCTGCTCTTCGGCGTGTTGATCGCCCTCGTGCTGCGCGCCATCTTCATCGCGGCCGGCGCGGCGGTCATCGCCAACTTCTCGTGGGTCTTCTACATCTTCGGCGCGTTCCTGATCTACACCGCCTGGAAGCTCATCCAGGAGGCGCGCTCCGGCGACGAGGAGGAGGAGTTCGAGGAGAACCGCCTCCTGAAGTCCGTCGAGAAGAAGTTCGGCGTCGCCGACAAGTACCACGGCACCAAGCTGTTCGTGGCGAAGAACGGCAAGAAGATCATGACGCCGCTGATGGTCGTCATGCTCGCCATCGGCACCACCGACGTGCTCTTCGCGATGGACTCGATCCCGGCGATCTTCGGCCTCACCCAGGACCCGTACATCGTCTTCACCGCCAACGCCTTCGCGCTGATGGGCCTGCGCCAGCTGTACTTCCTGATCGGCGGACTGCTCAAGAAGCTGGTCCACCTCAGCTACGGCCTCTCGGTGATCCTCGGCTTCATCGGCGTGAAACTGGTGCTGCACGCCCTGCACGAGAACGGGGTGCACGTCCCGGAGATCTCCATCCCGGTCTCCCTCGGTGTCATCTGCGGCGTGCTGGTCATCACCACCATCACCAGCTTCGTCGCCGCCAAGAAGCAGGGGGCGGCCGAGGCGCCGGAGAAGGACAGCATCGGCGCCTGA